Sequence from the Fulvivirga ligni genome:
CTGTAATAACTCAAAAAAAGACAAGAATAGCAATGTGGTAGGAATAATCAGAGCATGGGATAATGACAGACTTCTCTCAGAACCACTAATTCCCGACTTTCCCCCCCCACAAGTACCAAATTATAATTTGGAGCAACTAGCAAGGCCTCTTCTTCTATTTTTGAGCAATTTTAAATATTGTTATAAATCATATGAGGCATTCAATTAAGATTATTCTTGCTCTATTTATTACGTTTACATCTTGTTCTGATGATGAAAATTTGGATATTGATAAAGGTTTTCAGGCCTATGTTCTTGGTCGGTATACAGATGATGATGATATAGATCATGCGGCGTTATTTAAAAATGGTGTACTCATGGATCTTTCCAAAAGTGGTATTTCAGGGCCTAGCAAAGGAACTGATGTGTTCGTAAGTAATGGAGATGTATATGTCTCTGTTATGGAGGTCGATACCAAGGAGGCTCATTTATTGAAAAATGGAAAAAAACTCTATAGCACTGATCCTTCGCAAAATGCGCGTTTCAACGGCATTTACATCGATGGTGACAATGTCTATGCTTGTGGATATATAATCGAAAATAATACCGGGGTAGCGGCTGTATGGAAAAATGGAGAGCTGACCAAGCTTAGTAAAGCCGATGGCACTATTAACTGTAGCGCCGGTGCAGTTTATGCTGATGGGAATGAGGTATATGTAGCAGGCACCTATTACGAATTGCCTAATAACTCAGCAAGTAAAGCCATCTATTGGGTAAATGGTCAGCAGTTTCTAATAAATCCAACTGGATATAGCAACAGAGGGGTAGATATTTTAGCGGTCAATGATGATGTATATGTTTTGGGGCAAGATAGGTATTGGAAAAATAATGAAGAAATAGGTTTATCGGATGGTGCCGATGCCAGTCATATCTTTAGTTATGACGGTGATCTCTACATAACAGGTGATCTAAAAAATGATGCCACTCTGTGGAAAAACGATTCTATTTCTTATCTCCCCACTGTGAATGAAAAAGCTGACACCAGATTCGTTACCAAAGATCAAGACGATGTTTATGTAATGGGAGCAACAATACCTTTTGATGGTACCAGCTTGGATAGACAAGTATCAATTTGGAAGAATGGAGAAGAGGTAGTAACCATGACTCTGGAGAATGTGGCCTGGTTTGAGGCGATGTATTTGGTGCCTTAGACCCAAGAAATAAGAGTTATAAAAGCCCAGACTGTAATCTGGGCTTTTACTAAATGCACGCGACTTACCAAAATGGATTCTGTACCAGGTTTGGATTTTTATCCATCTCAGATTGGGGCACTGGAAACCAATAGTTTTTCTTACTGAATATGCGCTGCTGATAAACACTTCTTACAAAGAATGCCTCCGGGTTGCTTTCGTCATCACTTACCTGGGTACCAGTAAATTTCATTCCCTTAAAACTTCTGTTGAGTACCTCTTCGCCAATTTTCCATCTGCGGATATCATGGTAGCGAATACCCTCACAATTCAGTTCTACTCGTCGTTCTCTTCTTATTGCTTCACGCATTTCTTCTTGGCTCATACCGGTCGGTAGATCAGGGATGCCTGCACGCTCTCTGATCAGGTTCACATAGGTGAGGATATCCGGGTCACCAGGCGTTGCCTCATTTAGCGCTTCGGCATAGTTGAGGTATGCTTCGCCAAGTCTATATAATATTCCTGGTCTGTATGGATTTATTCCATTTCTTGGGTCATGATCCGGGTGCACTTTCTTTCTAACCAGATAGCCATTTTGTGGCGCATCATGTGTTGGTCCACCATCCCATTCTTCCAGCATAAATCTAGTAGTTCGGTTTTCACGCCTGCACCATGCTCTGTTGTAGAGAATAGATATATAAAAACGCGGCTCTCGGTTGCAGTACATGTTGTAAGTCCCAGCCAGTGTCACTTTGCCTTCGTTACCTTCCTGATTGCCTTGCACTTCTATCCATTTTGTGTTTCTAAACTCAGGGTCAGTAGAGAAACCTTCTTCTGTGTACCCAGAGCTTGGATCATCTATTGGCAACCCATTTTTCATGAAAAATGCATCTACCAGAGATTGAGTAACACCCAGTCCACCATTACCACCGGTACCTCTCGGTTGAGCATGCTTGTCATACTCCCAGGTGTTACAGTCTGGTCTTGCAAAAAGGATCTCATTGTTGCCATCCGAAGTTCTTTTGAACATCATATTTTGATAAGATAAGAAGGGATCTATAGATCCATCTTCATTGTATTCATAATAGAGCTGATGACCTTGCTGATGGGCAGCGTCAATCAGTTCTTGTGAAGCAAGTGCGGCTCTTTTCCATTTAGAGGCATCATAAGTAGAATTAAAAAGCTCTTCTCCTTTGTTATTCACGTGGCCAGCGTAGTCTGGATTACCGTTGGTTAATGGACTTGCGGCAAAGAGTAATATTCTCGCTCTTACAGCCAGGCACATAATGCCAGTAGCTCTGCCAAATTTTTGATTTTCAGAATAGGTGTTAGGCAGTACTGTTGATAAATTGTACAGTTCTGTATCTAACCAGTTAATAATCTGGTCAAAAGGGGTTTGGCCAAGGAAAAGCTCTTCTTCAGGGGCATCATTAGACGTTATACCTAGATTAAATGGAACAGCACCATAGGTTTGAACCAGTATAGAGTAGTAGTATGCAATGAGAAAACGGGCCTCATTTTTCATGTTCTCAACCACTTCTGCAGTCACTTTCTGAGAGGCGTTTGGTCTTACATTCTCAATAAAAATATAAGCCGAACGAATGCGTTTTGGTAGTTCGCTCCAGTAGTTAGGGCTCCAGCCAGAGGCAGGGTTCCAGTTACCAGTTTGTTTAGAGATTACATCCCATCCAAACTGTTCCCATCCGGTAGATGGCGCCAGGTCATCTGATAGTGCGTCATAACCTATTTCTCTTGTATAGCCCCAGTAGGGATCAGGAATGTTGGAGTAGATGCCGGCAAGCCAATCTTCAGTTCTGGTTTTGTCATTAAATACCATCTCTAACGTCAACTGGTCGTCAGGCATTTTATCCAGATAATCTGAACATGCACCCAATGACACGAACACAGAGATTAATAGAATATATCTTAAGATCTTCATGAGTTATGAATTTTTTCGTGCTAAATGATTAAAAATTGAGGTCGAAACCAGCGGAGATAGATTTCATGATGGGGTATCTGAAACCATTGGAGGTATTTAGCTCTGGGTCCCATAGATCGAATTTTGAAAACCTGACCAGGTTGTCACCCCTAACGAAGATTCTGCCGTTCTTCATTTTTGCTTTTGAGAGCATTTTCACAGGGAAATTATAACCCACCTCTATGTTTTTCATTCGAAGCATGCTCATGTCTCTAAGCCACCAGGTAGATGCCTGATTGTTATTAGCATTTTGGTAGTTGGAAAGTCTGGGCCAGAACACATCCTGACTAGGGTTCTCCAGGGTCCATCTATCATCAGCATTGTCATAGTAGTTGCCTAAAGCGCCATTACTGGATCCTGGAATGAATGAAGACCCGCCTATGATTCTGCTTGTAAGTGCGTTACCTTGAAAAAACACACCAAAGTCGAAGCTTTTATATCGCATGTTGATTCCAAATCCGTAAATAATCTGTGGGTCTACAGTGCCGCCTATGGCTGTTCTATCTAAATCATCTATTATACCATCATTGTTAATGTCCTTATACTTAATATCACCTGGACGTACAGGGCCAAATGTATGGTTAGGGATTGATTCAATGAGTTCACCGGTTTCTACGTTAGCGAAATCCGCCTCAGTAAATAGGCCATCATCTTCAAAGCCAAAAATCTGTCCTACCGGTTTTCCGGTGGTTGACCTGCTGGTGCCAATAACTGTGCTGGGCTCATCCTGCTCTATGATTTCATTGACAGCATAGGTAAATGTGCCCCACATAGATAGGTTGAAATCCTGGGATATGTTGGAATTTACATTAAGAGAAAGGTCAACTCCGCGATTGTTAACTTTACCATAGTTGGCCCAGGGTGTGTTCACAAAACCACTAGAGCCTGGTATAGACCTTCGCTGCATGAAGATGTCTTTGCGCTCTTCTATGAAATAGTCTGCTTGTAGTTTAATGCTATTAAAAAGGCCTAACTCCAAGCCAAGATTAGTCTTGGTTACGGTCTCCCATGTGAGGTCAGCTACCCCATAGTCGCCTTCCGTACGACCTGCCCTTTGGTAGTCATTATTAACGCCCCATCGGTACCCACCGGTATTACCGATAGTCGTAATATATGCAAACCGCCTTCCATCTATGCGGTCGTTTCCTACAAGTCCATAAGATGCTCTAAACTTGATCTTGTCAAAGACATCCTTATATGGTTTCATAAATGCTTCTTCACTGAGCAGATAACCTACGGCTACGGATGGGAAAAAACCATATCGCTTACCTTTGGCGAAATTCTCCGATCCGTTGTACCCAAAGTTAAATTCGGTCACATATCTGTGGTCAAAAGCATAAGATAATCTACCAGCAATACCCTGGTTTCTGAAAGGCAATGCGGAACCATCGTCATAATTTCGCTGATTGTACAGGAATAGCATATCTATGTAATGCTTACCAAAGTTTTTAGTGTAGGTTAAATCCCACTGCGCGTAGATGTTTTTGTTTCCCCACTCGGTAGTAGACTCATAGCCTAAGAAATCCTGACCATAATTGGCAATTACAAGATCCAGCGTACCATCATCATTTCTACCAACGGCCGGGTTATAGTAGTCAGGGCTCTTACTTCTCTTCACCCCATTGCTTGAATAACGGTCGAAAGCAAACATTAACTTGGTATTTAGGCCGGGTAGGATAGACCCCAGATCTTGATTTAGGGAGAATAAAGACTCGAGCTTGCTCCCACTTCTTCGCTCATATCCCGTTTGAGTGGCCAGGGCATACGGATTATCTCTCTCAGTTACTTTAGGTATTTCACCAGAAGAGTAGATAGTTGGGTGTACATATGGCGGCGTTTCGAAGGCACGAGCGAATAAATTGTCAATGGACTGTGGAGGTCTGTTATCATCTAATATATAGCCACCAATATTGATGCGAAGAAGTGTGCTGGATGTCACGTTCACATCTACGTTTGACCTCATATTATAGCGTTTGAGTTTAATAGATGAGTCCCAGGATTGTGCATTGTCTCTGGCGATTATTCCATTTTCACCATAATAAGAGGTCACTAAAGAATACCTTAGAATGTCACTTCCGCCGCTTACGGTTAGATTAAGTCTGCTGTTTGAAGCATGATCATTGGTGATTTCATCCAGCCAGTTTACATCCGGATATAGGTCCGGATCCTCTCCAGAACGGGTTTTTTCTATTCTTTCATCTGAGTAGGGTGCTGCCTGACCAGACTCTATGGCTATTTCGTTAAGTAGCTGAAGGTAATCTGCTGCTCCTAAAAACTGCGGAAGTTGTACGGGTTGGGTATATCCTTGCTCGTAGCGAATATTTATCGATGGCTTACCTACGTTACCTCTTTTGGTGTTGATTAAGATGACACCGTTAGCACCTCTTACCCCATACACGGCACTGGCCGCAGCATCTTTAAGTACTGAAAAAGAAGCTATTTCTGCAGGATCAATATTGTCGAGAGATCGCTCTACACCATCTATCAAAACCAATGGATTGCTTGATCCTGCAAAGGTAGAGATACCCCTGATCCAGAAATTTGAATTATCATAACCAGGCTCTCCAGAGCGCTGGACAGCAATTATTCCTGATATCCGACCTCCCAAGTTGTTACTCAAAGATCTTTTAGTGCTAGTCTGCAGTTGCTCAGGCTGAACAGTGGAAACTGATCCAACAATCGAATATTCCTTTTGAGTGCCAAAGGCCACGACCACTACTTCCTCAAGGTTGGTCATATCCTCCACCAGGCTTATAGATAGATTGGTCTGACCGGAAAGCTTAATCTCCTGCTGAGCATAACCAAGAAAAGCAACCACCAGTGTTGAACCCTCCGGGACTGATAATTTAAATGATCCATATTCATCAGTAATGGTACCATTTGATGTTCCTTTTTCTATGATAGTTGCTCCTGGAAGAGGATCGCCATTTTCATCGGTCACCGTACCAATGATCTCTACATCAGCTTGTATCACCTCAACCACAGCTTCGCTTCTGTCTTTGTCTTTTCTATAGATATAGATGTTGCTATTGATCCTCTTAAAAGACAACTCTGTTTGCTGGGAAATTTTCACTAACAGATCTCCGAGGGTCATTCTTTCAGAAATAGCATGTAAACGGTATGAAGGGGCTTTTACCTCATTGTCTCTAAATGAAAAGTGGAATTCAGTCTTTTTCTCTATAGACTCCAGTACTTTATCAAGTTTTGCAGGTGCCTTTAGATTCAGGTCGATCTCAATTTCATTAACGCTTTTTGTTTGCGCCTTGCTGTCCATAGCAAATGTCAGTGAATATACAGAGAGCTGTATAACAATAGCGTATATGCACAATTTGGACATATTAATAAATATTTTATGTAATTTTGATTGCATAAAAATTAGGTTTTTGGTAGTAGTTTTATCAAAAGCTTGAGCCCACATTTCCTGAAAAGTTTCGCAGACAGGCCAGGACTTGTGGGTTTTTTTATTCGTTAGAGTAGCTAAAATTTTGTGTTCGTCATTTCATGTGGGTAAGGGGTTTTTGGTTATAGATTTAGTTATTGATTCGTAATCTTATTCAGTGTGACTTTCTTATCGTCTATTGCAAATTCAAAATGATAAATGTGAGATAATCCCATTAGGACTTGAGAAAGGGGCTCGTTTCTAAACTCACCGGAGAAAGGGCCAAGTGGTTCAAAATTTCCATTGATTTCAAATTCTACTCCATACCACCGTTCCAGCTCTTTAATCACATTATTAAATGGCGCATGATTGAAATAGAGTATCTTTTTTGTCCAGCCAAACGCTTCCAACTCATCCACTTCTTTTTTTAATAATTCTGAAGAACTAAGGTTATGCACGCCCATTTCCAAGGGTGTAAGAATTAATTGATCATTAGAGGTTTTAAAGGATACTTTACCTGTTGCTACTGACACAGAAGATGTGCCCTCATTCTGATAAGTTCTTATATTAAAAGAGGTGCCTAAAACTTTGACTTCACTATTTGCAAAGGCAACATAAAATGGTTTTTGTGGTTGATGTGTCACCTCAAAGAAGGCTTCACCAGTAAGTTGAACTCTTCTGCTTTCGTTAGAAAACACCTCAGGATAGCTGATTTTGGAGCCAGCATTGAGTGTTACTACAGTCCCATCTGGCAACTTAGTGGTCACCTTGGTTCCTAACGGAGCTTCTTTAACCAATAGAGCGACCTCTTTTACATAAGTTACAGGTTCTTTTCTAGATGCCTGGTAAGCAATTATGCCTATAACGCCAATGATCAATAAAGCCGCGGCTACTCTGGCATACCTCCATAAAGAAACAGCCGGCTTTAATGGCCTATCTTGAATATTTGTCAAAGCGCTCAGCTCATGCCACACCACCTGCTCCAGTTCATCTGCCTCCTGATCAATGTTTGAGGTAAAGGACTTTAGATTATTAAGTGTAGTCTTATTCAGATCACTCTTTTCCAGCCACTGGCGCAACTCTTCCCATTCTTCATGAGAAAGCTCGTTATTTAGGTATTTGGTGATTAGGTGCTCCATATAATAGGTCACGCATTTTCTGCGCTCGTATTAAGGAGTATCAATGCTTTGAAAAGGCGCTCAAAATGTTAAAAAATTACATTCTGTTTAATGAAACACTGGATTAGTTGTGAAATTAAATAAGAAAAGGCCTTTTTCAGGTTAAAATTCGCAATGAATATATCCTAGCACTAAGAGATATTGGCTAATCATTCTGATATCAGGCAGGTTGGAGTCATCATGATCATGATAGTACTTGATTATGCCTGCTTTGATTTTGACCTGAGCTTTTCTTTTTTGACTTTTTACGGTCACTACAGAAATGCCCAACTCCTGTGCAATTTCCGCATTTTTAAGTCCACGTTCAGTAGCCATTTCAAAAATCAGCTTACATTGATCAGGCAATTCAGAGGTGATTTTTTTGAGCAGGTTCAGAAGTTCCTTTTCTAGAAGGAGTTCCTCCGGGTTAATATAGTCTATAGATTCCAATTTAACTTCCAGTGCTTCTCTGGAAGAGAATAATTTAGCTTGCTTTTGAAGTGCTTGAACGGCCTGATTTCTAACAGACACAAATAGATAAACTTCCAGATCGTTCACGTGAAGTAGACTATTTCTGTTTTTCCATAATGCCAAAAAGAAGTCAGAGACCACATCTTTCGCCAAACTCTGAGAATCTACTATCACTCGTACATAGGCATACAATCTTTTGAAATACTCTTTGTAAATCCCTTCAAAATAAGCCTCCCATTCTTTATCAGAACGGTTTGCTACATTTGATAATTTGTGAATTTTCCGAGTCATTTAATTCAAAAGGATAAGATTATATCGTAGAATAAACCACAATTTAGAAAAAGTGGGATAGATATAAAGCTTATTTCTACAAACTTATTTA
This genomic interval carries:
- a CDS encoding RagB/SusD family nutrient uptake outer membrane protein, giving the protein MKILRYILLISVFVSLGACSDYLDKMPDDQLTLEMVFNDKTRTEDWLAGIYSNIPDPYWGYTREIGYDALSDDLAPSTGWEQFGWDVISKQTGNWNPASGWSPNYWSELPKRIRSAYIFIENVRPNASQKVTAEVVENMKNEARFLIAYYYSILVQTYGAVPFNLGITSNDAPEEELFLGQTPFDQIINWLDTELYNLSTVLPNTYSENQKFGRATGIMCLAVRARILLFAASPLTNGNPDYAGHVNNKGEELFNSTYDASKWKRAALASQELIDAAHQQGHQLYYEYNEDGSIDPFLSYQNMMFKRTSDGNNEILFARPDCNTWEYDKHAQPRGTGGNGGLGVTQSLVDAFFMKNGLPIDDPSSGYTEEGFSTDPEFRNTKWIEVQGNQEGNEGKVTLAGTYNMYCNREPRFYISILYNRAWCRRENRTTRFMLEEWDGGPTHDAPQNGYLVRKKVHPDHDPRNGINPYRPGILYRLGEAYLNYAEALNEATPGDPDILTYVNLIRERAGIPDLPTGMSQEEMREAIRRERRVELNCEGIRYHDIRRWKIGEEVLNRSFKGMKFTGTQVSDDESNPEAFFVRSVYQQRIFSKKNYWFPVPQSEMDKNPNLVQNPFW
- a CDS encoding SusC/RagA family TonB-linked outer membrane protein, whose protein sequence is MSKLCIYAIVIQLSVYSLTFAMDSKAQTKSVNEIEIDLNLKAPAKLDKVLESIEKKTEFHFSFRDNEVKAPSYRLHAISERMTLGDLLVKISQQTELSFKRINSNIYIYRKDKDRSEAVVEVIQADVEIIGTVTDENGDPLPGATIIEKGTSNGTITDEYGSFKLSVPEGSTLVVAFLGYAQQEIKLSGQTNLSISLVEDMTNLEEVVVVAFGTQKEYSIVGSVSTVQPEQLQTSTKRSLSNNLGGRISGIIAVQRSGEPGYDNSNFWIRGISTFAGSSNPLVLIDGVERSLDNIDPAEIASFSVLKDAAASAVYGVRGANGVILINTKRGNVGKPSINIRYEQGYTQPVQLPQFLGAADYLQLLNEIAIESGQAAPYSDERIEKTRSGEDPDLYPDVNWLDEITNDHASNSRLNLTVSGGSDILRYSLVTSYYGENGIIARDNAQSWDSSIKLKRYNMRSNVDVNVTSSTLLRINIGGYILDDNRPPQSIDNLFARAFETPPYVHPTIYSSGEIPKVTERDNPYALATQTGYERRSGSKLESLFSLNQDLGSILPGLNTKLMFAFDRYSSNGVKRSKSPDYYNPAVGRNDDGTLDLVIANYGQDFLGYESTTEWGNKNIYAQWDLTYTKNFGKHYIDMLFLYNQRNYDDGSALPFRNQGIAGRLSYAFDHRYVTEFNFGYNGSENFAKGKRYGFFPSVAVGYLLSEEAFMKPYKDVFDKIKFRASYGLVGNDRIDGRRFAYITTIGNTGGYRWGVNNDYQRAGRTEGDYGVADLTWETVTKTNLGLELGLFNSIKLQADYFIEERKDIFMQRRSIPGSSGFVNTPWANYGKVNNRGVDLSLNVNSNISQDFNLSMWGTFTYAVNEIIEQDEPSTVIGTSRSTTGKPVGQIFGFEDDGLFTEADFANVETGELIESIPNHTFGPVRPGDIKYKDINNDGIIDDLDRTAIGGTVDPQIIYGFGINMRYKSFDFGVFFQGNALTSRIIGGSSFIPGSSNGALGNYYDNADDRWTLENPSQDVFWPRLSNYQNANNNQASTWWLRDMSMLRMKNIEVGYNFPVKMLSKAKMKNGRIFVRGDNLVRFSKFDLWDPELNTSNGFRYPIMKSISAGFDLNF
- a CDS encoding FecR family protein translates to MEHLITKYLNNELSHEEWEELRQWLEKSDLNKTTLNNLKSFTSNIDQEADELEQVVWHELSALTNIQDRPLKPAVSLWRYARVAAALLIIGVIGIIAYQASRKEPVTYVKEVALLVKEAPLGTKVTTKLPDGTVVTLNAGSKISYPEVFSNESRRVQLTGEAFFEVTHQPQKPFYVAFANSEVKVLGTSFNIRTYQNEGTSSVSVATGKVSFKTSNDQLILTPLEMGVHNLSSSELLKKEVDELEAFGWTKKILYFNHAPFNNVIKELERWYGVEFEINGNFEPLGPFSGEFRNEPLSQVLMGLSHIYHFEFAIDDKKVTLNKITNQ
- a CDS encoding RNA polymerase sigma-70 factor, giving the protein MTRKIHKLSNVANRSDKEWEAYFEGIYKEYFKRLYAYVRVIVDSQSLAKDVVSDFFLALWKNRNSLLHVNDLEVYLFVSVRNQAVQALQKQAKLFSSREALEVKLESIDYINPEELLLEKELLNLLKKITSELPDQCKLIFEMATERGLKNAEIAQELGISVVTVKSQKRKAQVKIKAGIIKYYHDHDDSNLPDIRMISQYLLVLGYIHCEF